The Mariprofundus ferrinatatus DNA window CAACCGCATCAAGCTTCCTTACAATCTCCGGAGAGCCTGCGAGGCTCCGTTTAATCAGGTAGATATTGCCGGTCATACCTGCAAGCATGTTGTTGAAGTCATGGGCAATGCCGCCGACCAGGGTTCCCAGCGCCTCCATTTTCTGGGCCTGCCGGAATTTCTCCTCCAGCAGTTCATGATCTGTCATATCCTGCTGGATGCCGACATAGTGGGTAATCTCCCCCGACTCATTCAGAATCGGTGAGATTGTCATCATTGCAGGGTACTGGCTGCCATCCTTGCGCCGGTCGATGACTGCATTGTGCCAGATATTGCCGCTCGAGATCGTTGCCCACAGCCGCTTGTAATACTCATCTGTCTGATTGCCGCTCTTGAGGACCCTGGGATTTTTACCCAGCACATCTTCCGCTGCATAGCCCGTGATTCGGGTAAATGAGGGGTTCACGTACTCAATATTTCCATGCCTGTCTGTAATAAGGACAGATTCACCGGCCTGTTCGGTGGCCTGTGAAAGCTTACGCAGCATTGCTTCGCGCCGCTCTTTTTCCATGACAAGAGAAACCAGCCGCGAGGCATTTCTGATCTCATTCATCTGATCACTGTCCGGAGCAGCAGAATGATCAAAATACATCGCGAAGGTACCAAGCACTCTCCTGTCATGCCCGAAAATCGGCTCTGACCAGCAGGCACGCAGATGATGATGCAGTGCTGCATCCTTGTAATCGGCCCACAGCGGATCGCTGGCGATATCTTCAACAATAAACTGCCTGCCCAGATAAGCCGCACTACCACAGGAACCGGCACCTTCCCCGATCTTCATACCATTGATCGCTTTGCAATATGCTTCCGGCAGGCTTGGGGCACTACTATGAAACAGCTGATCGCCCTGCAGCTTCAGAATGGATGCTTTCATCTCAGGGTTGATCTTTTCATACATCAGGCAGATCGCATCCAGGACCTTCTGCTCCGGCTCCGCCAAGGCGATCATCTCGAGGATTTCGGAGGTTCGTCTATTAATAAACTCTGCGCGTACGCGTTTGGTCGCATCATGAACGATCGAATACAGGAGCCTCCTCTTGTTCCATGCGATGGGGCCGGAGTGCACCTCCACATCCCTGACCTCCCCACTTGCGAGGCGATGCTTGAACATGAAGTGGGTGCGCTTCTCCGATCTGGCCAGCGCCATCTCCTGTTTCACCTCTTCCTTTGAAAGGGTATTGATGTCGGAAATATTCATGGCCAGCAGCTGCCCCCTGCCATAGCCGTAAAACTCCTCAGCAGCGCGGTTCACCTCGACAAGGCTGCCATCATCAGGATCTATCACCAGTTCAACGCTGCGGTTGCCTTCGAAGAGTTCGCGAAAGCGCTCCTCGCTCTCAACAAGTGCCGCGGCATTGAACTCGCTCTGCATCCGCAGTTCGATGTTTTGCCTGAAATTGAGATGGATTCTGCCTGCACTCACCAGCACCACAATCAGGAACAGAAACAGCATACCTGCCATGGCATAGGACACTTCTGAAGCACCCATAAAGAAACGGACAATAAGCGGGACAAGAGAGAGTAGTATAAAGCTGAATACCGGTAGTCGCAGCGGTGACAGCGAGGTCACTGAACCGGCGCACATCCCCCCGATAATAAACGCCAGAAACACCTGATGTACGAGGGATGCTTCACTGAACAGCAAGAGCGATGCGCTGCCCCACATCAGGCCGGCAGAAGCGGCACCGATATTGAAGCCGATATTCCACTTGGCTACTTGATCAGGGCCCGGCTGAGCCTTATTGAACTTAAGCGCCATAGCCAAACGGAAAGATGTGACGATCAGGATTACAGCCAGCCAGGATCTCAACAGCAGCGGATCTGCCACACGCCATTCAACAAAAGCCAGCACTGCAGCATTGATAAACGTTGCAAAAGCGGATGCAGGCATGGCTGCGTAGAGCAGCTTAACCTGCTCGTGCTTCAGCAATCTTAGCCTGTCCAACTCACCATCCATGGCTTACCACCCATCTACTGCATGGTTTTCAATCTCCTTTCACATTGAAAGCTTGCAGCCAGAAAGAACGAGATAATACAGCGAAATATCATTAAAATAAAACAATTACCACTCATCGCATTACTTCACGGGCAATCTGGACTGAAGTGGCAGTTGAAACAGCACTGATAAAGTGCAGGTGATTTACGTTATGCTATAATGGCAGAATCTCATGTTGATGACTGGAGGCAACCGAACCATGGAAAATTTCTGGTTAAGGCGTTTCCAATTGATACTCGCCATTCTGCTCGTACTGCTGTTACTGGTCACAAGCGAAATCCTGACAGGGTGAACCTGTTCTGGCCTTGGCTTTGCTGACTCACAACGAATATATACCAAATACCCCGCCTTCAAGGCATGTATCACACAATAAAAAAGGCCCGCCTATTGGCGGGCCTTCGATTTATGCTGCTGACTTTTCAGATCAGTGTTTCTTTACGTCTTTCCAGACTTCCACCTTCAGGCGCCAGAGCACCAGCGTCAGCAGGATCAGGAAGCCCATTACCCAGCAGCCAATGGCACGACGGGTGTTCTGGTGTGGATCACCGACCAAGGTGAGGAACGCAGCAACATCTTCTGCCTGCTGCCTCAGCTCAGCCTCATCGGCTGCATCATGATCAAGCCATGATAGCGGATCCGGCATCGCGATACGGTTACCCGGGAATACCTTATTCCAGTTACCGTCCGGAACCTTCCCTTCAGGGTCGTGCTCATAAGCAGTCAGCAGTGAGTAGACATAGTCTGCACCACCACGACGGCCCGGAACGATCAGTGAAAGATCAGGCGGAGCCTTACCATAGGATACCACAGCATCTTCGATGGAGAGATCGGAGATCATGCCACTCATCAGTGACTTCTCACCACGCAGTTCATCCACCTCTTCACGCGTAAGGCCGATTTCAGGGTAAGCCATCAGACCACGGTAGGTCAGATACTTTGCTGAGTGGCAGCCCATGCAGACATCGGTGAATACGGTCAGGCCGCGGCGAATCTGCTCCTGATCGGTTGTATCAACATTGGCATGCTCAAGGTGAGCGCCACCACCACTGGCCACGGCCTGTGTGGAGAAACCCATCACCGCTGCAGCAATCATTGCCATCAAGAATTTAGTCATTTTCATCTTAAATCCCCTCCGGCAAAGGCTTCGTCTTTTCGAATTTCGGCAGGAACGGCAGAGCTACGAAGAAGAGGAAGTAGTATGCAGTGGCAATCTGGCCGACAACCTTCAGCGTAGCTGTTGGAGCCGAATGACCGCAGTAGCCCAGCACAATCACATCAACGAAGAACATGATGACCATGATCTTGTAGACAGGACGGTATCGGGCCGAACGAACTGCAGAGCGGCAGAGGAACGGCAGCACGAAGAGGATCGCAAGCGATGCTCCCATTGCAGCCACACCAAGCAGCTTACTCTCGAACGAACGCAGAATCGTGTACCAAGGCGTCAGGTACCAGACCGGCGCAATGTGCGCAGGCGTCTGCAGGTTGTTCGCAGGCACGTAGTTATCCACCTCGATGAAGTAGCCACCCATCTGCGGATTGAAGAATACGATGTAGCAGTAGAACAGCAGGAAGAACGCTACGCCGAATGCATCCTTGATGGTGTAGTAAGGATGGAACGGAATCTGCTCTTCAGGCTTGTGCAGATCGATGCCCTCAGGGTTGTTGGAGTGAACCACATGCAGCGCATGGATATGTCCGCCAACAATCGCCGCCAGCAGCAGCGGGAAGAGGTAGTGCAGCGAGAAGAAGCGGTTCAGTGTAGGGTCACCTACAGCAAAG harbors:
- a CDS encoding cytochrome b/b6, producing MKTQLFAWIDKRTGAEAIIKSQLTEYPAPKNLNYMWNFGSLALLVLVLQILTGIFLVMYYKPSAEATFGGFTVAFDSVERIMRDVNFGWLIRYMHAVGASMFFVVVYMHIGRGLYYGSFKSPRELLWIIGVVILLIMQGAAFFGYLLPWGQMSFWGATVITNLFGAIPVLGEYIGQLLVGGFAVGDPTLNRFFSLHYLFPLLLAAIVGGHIHALHVVHSNNPEGIDLHKPEEQIPFHPYYTIKDAFGVAFFLLFYCYIVFFNPQMGGYFIEVDNYVPANNLQTPAHIAPVWYLTPWYTILRSFESKLLGVAAMGASLAILFVLPFLCRSAVRSARYRPVYKIMVIMFFVDVIVLGYCGHSAPTATLKVVGQIATAYYFLFFVALPFLPKFEKTKPLPEGI
- a CDS encoding cytochrome c1: MKMTKFLMAMIAAAVMGFSTQAVASGGGAHLEHANVDTTDQEQIRRGLTVFTDVCMGCHSAKYLTYRGLMAYPEIGLTREEVDELRGEKSLMSGMISDLSIEDAVVSYGKAPPDLSLIVPGRRGGADYVYSLLTAYEHDPEGKVPDGNWNKVFPGNRIAMPDPLSWLDHDAADEAELRQQAEDVAAFLTLVGDPHQNTRRAIGCWVMGFLILLTLVLWRLKVEVWKDVKKH
- a CDS encoding PAS domain S-box protein; its protein translation is MDGELDRLRLLKHEQVKLLYAAMPASAFATFINAAVLAFVEWRVADPLLLRSWLAVILIVTSFRLAMALKFNKAQPGPDQVAKWNIGFNIGAASAGLMWGSASLLLFSEASLVHQVFLAFIIGGMCAGSVTSLSPLRLPVFSFILLSLVPLIVRFFMGASEVSYAMAGMLFLFLIVVLVSAGRIHLNFRQNIELRMQSEFNAAALVESEERFRELFEGNRSVELVIDPDDGSLVEVNRAAEEFYGYGRGQLLAMNISDINTLSKEEVKQEMALARSEKRTHFMFKHRLASGEVRDVEVHSGPIAWNKRRLLYSIVHDATKRVRAEFINRRTSEILEMIALAEPEQKVLDAICLMYEKINPEMKASILKLQGDQLFHSSAPSLPEAYCKAINGMKIGEGAGSCGSAAYLGRQFIVEDIASDPLWADYKDAALHHHLRACWSEPIFGHDRRVLGTFAMYFDHSAAPDSDQMNEIRNASRLVSLVMEKERREAMLRKLSQATEQAGESVLITDRHGNIEYVNPSFTRITGYAAEDVLGKNPRVLKSGNQTDEYYKRLWATISSGNIWHNAVIDRRKDGSQYPAMMTISPILNESGEITHYVGIQQDMTDHELLEEKFRQAQKMEALGTLVGGIAHDFNNMLAGMTGNIYLIKRSLAGSPEIVRKLDAVEALSFRAAEMIKQLLVFARKGRIEMKPFGLTSFVKEVAKLHKASIPENVSFQSDYCNDELVVNGDATQLQQVLMNLLNNARDAVAGIDDPMITLKIEEYIADERFAGRHPDIESRQFAHLIVADNGCGISDAEKEHIFEPFFSTKEVGLGSGLGLSMAYGAIQSHHGMLEVESKIGKGSSFHIYLPLLEEKTIQVVSDEIREAVSGKDELILVVDDNAEIRETSREVLESIGYRVVEASNGLEAVDAYIAKQQEIAVIIMDVVMPRLSGVKAVERIKALNPDAKVLFSTGYDRDETLKGEMPSDDYVVLSKPYSIVKLSNAIREQIDS